A region from the Biomphalaria glabrata chromosome 14, xgBioGlab47.1, whole genome shotgun sequence genome encodes:
- the LOC106052193 gene encoding uncharacterized protein LOC106052193, translated as MDTKSTDLCFPQDTCGLNVCLKDQTDLSDFSSYGNENQDTDPHHFTSDQSKVQSDEVEGPLIGDHETQESEGGEADLLKHRGDCKKNPDHSQFITVETFNLKHLPEGLQDSDLHELIKVITDLTVRVDVKMTSLDRPEFWPETTQPYPFSNMSERRNLRTGSGRVKYVNKFQDGVTQDGGYGRTAYTKCWCRKCEGSNSPSNVWWECDVHTATQVVFDDIEANHTNLRLFYDRDDSQVDSVDKVSVDFVNIKYDLCRLNCVTCDKTLGNKLMEMYKHFKNVWEKVYKKYFDSRSPHKLTFIVSHPHGCSKQVSVGQWKDRLEVGGRSKFTYTTCTCPGSSGAQVYCLGYSDLIWSHLVHSGSLKSGLNCSEYGPA; from the exons ATGGACACG AAAAGTACAGACCTTTGTTTTCCTCAAGACACCTGTGGACTTAATG tttgTCTAAAGGATCAGACTGACCTATCAGACTTCTCCAGTTATGGGAATGAGAATCAAGATACAG atCCTCATCATTTCACCAGTGACCAGTCCAAAGTCCAGTCAGATGAGGTTGAAGGTCCACTAATTG GTGATCATGAAACTCAGGAGTCAGAAGGTGGAGAAGCTGATTTACTCAAACATCGAGGTGACTGTAAGAAGAATCCAGATCATAGCCAGTTTATAACTGTTGAGACATTCAACTTGAAACATTTACCTGAAGGTCTTCAAGACAGTGATTTGCATGAACTCATCAAAGTTATAACTGACCTCACAGTTAGAGTTGATGTGAAAATGACAAGTCTAGACAGACCAGAGTTTTGGCCAGAGACAACTCAACCATATCCATTTTCTAACATGAGTGAGAGAAGAAACTTGAGGACAGGAAGTGGAAGAGTAAAGTATGTAAACAAGTTTCAAGATGGAGTCACACAAGATGGAGGTTATGGACGTACTGCCTACACaaagtgttggtgtagaaaaTGTGAAGGTTCAAACTCACCCAGCAATGTGTGGTGGGAGTGTGATGTGCACACAGCCACACAAGTGGTTTTTGATGACATTGAGGCCAACCACACGAACTTGAGATTGTTTTATGACAGAGATGACAGCCAAGTGGACAGTGTTGATAAGGTCAGTGTTGATTTTGTAAACATTAAGTATGACTTGTGTAGGTTGAACTGTGTGACATGTGATAAAACTTTAGGAAATAAACTGATggaaatgtacaaacattttaaaaatgtctggGAGAAAGTctataagaaatattttgactcTAGATCTCCACACAAGTTGACCTTTATAGTGTCACATCCTCATGGATGTTCTAAACAGGTCAGTGTTGGTCAATGGAAGGACAGACTAGAGGTGGGTGGTAGATCTAAGTTTACGTATACAACTTGTACATGTCCAGGAAGTAGTGGAGCACAAGTCTACTGTCTGGGGTATAGTGACTTGATTTGGTCTCATCTTGTGCACAGTGGAAGTCTCAAGTCTGGATTAAATTGCAGTGAATATGGTCCTGCCTAg